ccgaatgatccccctccggtgccttctctttctggggctctaccgactgctgagacttctcctaagcaacccttgtgaaggctccctcttgtttgtttattttgactcatgtatatgtacacatttgtagcttatcggggatatcaataaataagttttccttcatttcaacgtattgtgttaaatacaccaaaaccttcttcgctaagttctttgaattttcttttgttgaagcttgtatgttgaagctttctgagtggagcatgtaggttggggtagtgttcctttaatttcccgagtgaggaaaacttctcgattggagacttggaaaatccaagtcactgagtgggatcggctatatgaatcttagaacgccattgtgctcggtcctgtgtcatgtccttcgttagatccaagtactctaagtcttttcttagagtctcttccaaagttttcctaggtcttcctctaccccttcggccctgaacctctgtcccatagtcgcatcttctaatcggagcgtcagtaggccttcgttgcacatgtccaaaccaccgtaaccgattttctctcatcttgccttcaatttcggctactcctactttaccccggatatcctcattcttaatcttatcctttctcgtgtgcccacacatccaacgaagcatcctcatctccgctacacccattttgtgtatgtgttgatgcttcaccgcccaacattctgtgccatacagcatcgttggccttattgccgtcctataaaattttcccttgagcttcagtggcatacggcggtcacacaacacgccggatgcactcttccacttcatccatccagcttgtattctatggttgagatctccatctaattctccgttcttttgcaagatagatcctaggtaacgaaaacggtcgctctttggtatttcttgatctccgatcctcacccctacctcgttttggcctccatttgcactgaacttgcactccatatattctgtctttgatcggcttaggcgaagacctttagattccaacacttctctccaaaggttaagctttgcatttaccccttcctgagtttcatctatcaacactatatcgtctgcgaaaagcatacaccaaggaatatcatcttgaatatgtcctgttaactcatccattaccaacgcaaaaaggtaaggacttacggatgagccttgatgtaatcctacagttatgggaaagctttcggtttgtccttcatgagttcttacggcagtctttgctccttcatacatatcctttatagcttggatatatgctactcgtactcctttcttctctaaaatcctccaaagaatgtctcttgggaccctatcatacgctttttccaaatctataaagaccatgtgtaaatcctttttcccatctctatatctttccatcaatcttcgtaagagatagattgcctccatggttgagcgccctggcatgaacccaaattggttgtccgaaacccgtgtctcttgcctcaatctatgctcaatgactctctcccagagcttcattgtatgactcattagcttaatacccctatagttcatgcaattttgtacgtcacccttattcttgtagataggcaccaaagtgctcgttcgccactcatttggcatcttcttcgttttcaaaatcctattgaaaaggtcagtgagccatgttatacctgtctctcccaaaactttccacacttcgattggtatatcgtctgggcctactgcttttctatgcttcatcttcttcaaagctacaaccacttattccttccggattctacgataaaaagagtagtttctacactcttctgagttactcaactcccctaaagaagcactcctttcatgtccttcattgaaaagattatgaaaataacctttccatctgtctttaaccgcgttctctgtagcaagaacctttccatcctcatccttgatgcacctcacttggtttaggtcctttgtcttcttttcccttgctctagctaatttatagatatccaactctccttctttggtatctagtcgcttatacatatcgtcataagccgctaacttagcttctctcacagctttcttcgcttcttgcttcgcttttctatacctttcaccattttcatcggtcctatccttgtataaggctttacaacattccttcttagccttcacctttgtttgtacctcctcattccaccaccaagattccttttggtgtggggcaaaacctttggactctcctaatacctcttttgctacttttcgaatacaactagccatggaatcccacatttggctagcttccctctctctatcccacacacactgggtgattactttctctttgaaaatgacttgtttttcttcttttagattccaccatctagtccttgggcacttccaagttttgttcttttgtctcactcttttgatatgtacatccatcaccaacaagcgatgttgattagccacgctctctcctggtataactttgcaatccttacaagttatacgatctcctttcctcattaggagaaaatctatttgtgtttttgacgacccactcttgtaggtgatcacatgttcttctctcttcttaaagaaggtgttggctaagaagagatcatatgccattgcaaaatccaagatagcttccccatcctcgtttctctccccaaaaccatggccaccatggaaacctccatagttgcctgtctccctgcccacgtgtccatttaaatctcctcctataaataacttctccgtctgagcaattccttgcaccaagtctccaaggtcttcccaaaatttctccttcgaactcttatccaaccctacttgaggtgcgtacggaGTCTATATTAATCAAAAAGGTAAAATTCGAAGATTTACTTATTCAACTAGATGGATGGATCCACGTTGAGCATACATGtactaatttaacaaaaaatttctcacataaAAAACAAACGAAAAAGGTGAAATTGTAGAAAATTAGTGACAATTGACTTAATTAGGTAATCAAATTGATGGATTTGCTCGAATAAATTTTGAACGGCCTCAGTCTCTACTTTGTTGGAAGTGGCCGAGCTTTAAACTCTCCAAATCACAAAAATTAAACTTATATCTTATTGGAGAGGTAAATTTGGGATTGTGGGACTGAGTTGAATTTCAGAATATAATAATTGACTTTGATTAGTTCCTAATTAAATGGAGTAATTAGACGACGATGTAGGTTTACCTAGGGGAGGCGGCGATCATGATTagcttggtgaagaggtcgggtCGGGTGACTGCGGCGATGGCGCCGACCATGGCGGAGGAGGAATGGCCGACGAAGATGCATGACTTGACGTGGAGCTCCTCAAGAATGGCGAGAAGGTCGTAGGTGTAGCCTTCGAGGGTGGAGTAGCGCTCGAAGTCGAAGTATTCAGGGTTGGTGGTTCCGGCGCCCATGTTGTCGTACATAATGACGCGGTTGTCGTCGACGAGGTGGGGGACGAGGTATTTCCAGATGGACTGATCGGTGCCAATGCCGTGGGCCAGGACTAGGACTTGCTGACCCGACCCTACGACCCCCACGTTGTAAGCTTCTTCCACTATTCCCATTGcgcctctctctttcttcttgctcCCTCTGTTACTTGTTGGTTTGGTTGACAAGTAATAACTGGCACTACATATATAAGAATCCTGGTGATATGATCAGGGGGGTACTGATCAGTTACTGTTGGTGTACTGGAGCTTTCTGTATTTTATGGAGTTATATACACAAGACCATCGATTTAGGACAAATATAAGAACGCTAGTTGTAGCCTAGGAGAATTGACATGAAACAAGGACGTTAACGTGGTGGCGTTTTAATCTTTTCTTGTGACGTAAGTTAAAAACACTTGAATTTATGGCATTTTAATCTgttcatacttgaatttcttcatggctataaaaaaatttgatgccCTTCTCTCGTTGAGAAGACcgatgcttttgtttttttttttataaccatttttttaccaaaaattcaaatgtaaaaaaaattaaaacacataacACCATGTTATAAGGTTGACAAACAACGAATTTAGTGTTCCCAATTCATATTAGTCTACCTTCTGCCAAAGTCATACCTTTTTTTATTGACCATCGTAGACTCATACTTGAGGATAGAGTTTGAGAGTCAAAATCTTAGGTTCGTCTTTCttaaatgaaaaaacaaattgaTTAATATGTTGAAATAAAAATGTGGTTGAAGGCATGAAGATGGTGAGCTTAATTGATTAATAGGCAGCTGTATCACTTAAAT
This is a stretch of genomic DNA from Malus domestica chromosome 02, GDT2T_hap1. It encodes these proteins:
- the LOC103404211 gene encoding probable esterase KAI2 — encoded protein: MGIVEEAYNVGVVGSGQQVLVLAHGIGTDQSIWKYLVPHLVDDNRVIMYDNMGAGTTNPEYFDFERYSTLEGYTYDLLAILEELHVKSCIFVGHSSSAMVGAIAAVTRPDLFTKLIMIAASPR